The following is a genomic window from Shewanella avicenniae.
TACATCTTCTCTGTATTTTCTATGATCAGGCAAGCAATACGACAATGTGAACGCAAAAGGCTTCATCAGATTAATAAGAGTTGTTTTGACACGACTACTGTTTGAACTATCATGAGGTTCTTTGCCTAATTCCAGCTCAATTAGATCCTGAATTGAAGGACGATAAGGTGCCATTAATCTAGATCGAATTCGGTCGAACCACCGATCATGAAAGGCTAGTAAGAATTGATGATGATATTTATCTAATAAGAATGCCAATTGTTCAAACTTCTGATTTCTGAGTAAATGACTTGATACTTTTTGCCAGTCAGCAGTTTTTGATTTAGGCAGACGTTTTCCACCTAGCTTTAAAGCTAAGTAAAGTAAGATCGCAACGATAGCAGTAAAGGCAGTTATCTTCTCATCAAAACCCCATAGCCATTTGAACGGCAAAGCTAAGTCAATAGCACTCAATACAGGTAGGTAGATTGTATAGAGTAGAGCGCTGACAAGAAAGCCAACTACGGATTTATCAACCCATGAGAACCTAAGTTTCAAGTCAATTCGCTTCTCTTCGGCGAGTAGTGTATATCCTGCGACTAATATGGCTAGCACCGTTAGGGCGTTTGCGTCCACTGTGTGTCCTTATTGTAATTCTGCTATAACAAGCTCTAAGCTTTTTATGTTTCACAACTCTCTGAAATCCTTAGCGCATCTTCAATCTCGACGCCAAGGTATTCAATCGTGCTTTCGAGCTTAGCATGACCCAGAAGTAACTGAATAGCCCTAAGATTCTTGGTCTTAGCGTAGATCAAAGAAGGCTTGGTTCGACGTAGTGAATGCGTACCGTATTGCGTTTTGTCTGAGCC
Proteins encoded in this region:
- a CDS encoding tyrosine-type recombinase/integrase, coding for MHFEITPKTQQTLSQWIIQNTLAPTDFLSLSPCREGQPISYHYTTLVNHWVTDIGSDKTQYGTHSLRRTKPSLIYAKTKNLRAIQLLLGHAKLESTIEYLGVEIEDALRISESCET